One Roseburia rectibacter DNA window includes the following coding sequences:
- a CDS encoding GH36-type glycosyl hydrolase domain-containing protein has translation MKQVEFIDKNGAFRIHNPENYSGLYLPLAGETGLKSSITPNLGGDSKTDQNHFLLEPVSIENLHNNRNTRNFWCRIEDKGCWSVCGSSAKQEAEKFTKDQDESTLEAGFMWQKLTRISKEYGVKAETTSFVTLDGAMEVMMVELTNTAEYEQKITPMAVIPVYGRSADNIRDHRHVTSLLHRIETKMYGVEVCPVLSFDERGHQKNQTTYFVYGSTGEGEAPETFYPTTEMFIGEGGSYLIPETVRTVKDGVPAGTKLQGKEAAGGMRFASVTLKPQESAAYLILAGISEEREQIEKQTAAYRTKKQVEAALETVKKHWTDKVNVDFATGDTAVDNYLKWICFQPVLRRIFGCSFLPYHDYGKGGRGWRDLWQDCLALLIMEPSVVRQMIVDNYGGVRIDGTNATIIGSRQGEFIADRNNITRVWMDHAFWPFVTTKLYLDQTGDLNILLEKVTYFKDLQAKRGTAHDNAWDHAYGNKQRTEGGNVYFGTILEHILLQNLCAFYDVGDHNEMRLHGADWNDALDMAWERGESVAFTCAYAGNLKDIAECLKHLEAETGISRIEVAEEMKYLLADGTDLYESPDKKQELLEKYTSLCAHNIKGGTILISVEQIRKNLLGKAEWLMQHIRSKEWISAEDGMGWFNGYYDNHGNAVEYSKDRDVRMMLTGQVFAIMSGTAGEEQIKAVCKSADRYLFDKKAGGYRLNTDFKEEKFDLGRMFGFAYGEKENGAVFSHMAVMYSNALYQRGFVSEGHKVLQTLLDAAMNFENSKMYPGLPEYFDNDGRGLYAYLTGAASWYMLTMITEVFGVKGKLGDLVIAPSLLPEQFDEKGDAGLQLEFAGKKFHIILHNPKKQSSRDGQIRQAVCDDQIILETEPEYGVRLSKKVIETLNSGKCHRIDVVLSE, from the coding sequence ATGAAACAAGTTGAATTTATAGATAAAAATGGAGCTTTCCGTATTCACAATCCGGAAAATTATAGTGGTCTGTACCTTCCGCTGGCAGGAGAGACGGGATTGAAATCGAGCATTACGCCGAATCTTGGAGGGGACAGCAAGACAGATCAGAATCATTTTCTGTTAGAACCGGTCAGTATTGAAAACTTACATAATAACCGCAATACAAGAAATTTCTGGTGCCGGATCGAAGATAAAGGCTGTTGGTCTGTCTGTGGTTCTTCTGCAAAACAGGAAGCGGAAAAGTTTACGAAAGATCAGGATGAAAGCACCTTAGAAGCCGGATTTATGTGGCAGAAACTGACAAGAATATCAAAAGAGTATGGGGTAAAAGCAGAGACGACTTCCTTTGTGACTTTAGATGGTGCAATGGAAGTAATGATGGTAGAACTTACCAATACAGCAGAGTATGAGCAGAAAATCACACCGATGGCGGTGATTCCGGTTTATGGACGGAGTGCAGACAATATCAGGGATCACCGTCATGTGACATCACTTTTACATAGAATCGAGACAAAGATGTATGGCGTGGAAGTATGTCCGGTACTTTCTTTTGATGAAAGAGGACACCAGAAGAACCAGACGACATATTTTGTCTATGGGTCGACAGGAGAAGGCGAGGCACCGGAGACATTTTATCCGACAACGGAAATGTTTATCGGAGAGGGCGGAAGTTATCTGATACCGGAAACTGTGCGGACTGTGAAGGATGGCGTGCCGGCTGGAACGAAACTGCAGGGAAAAGAGGCAGCAGGAGGAATGCGTTTTGCGTCGGTTACTTTAAAACCACAGGAATCAGCAGCGTATCTGATTCTCGCAGGAATTTCGGAAGAAAGGGAGCAGATCGAAAAACAGACAGCAGCTTACCGTACGAAAAAGCAGGTGGAAGCAGCACTTGAAACGGTAAAAAAGCACTGGACTGACAAAGTAAATGTCGATTTTGCAACAGGTGATACAGCAGTTGATAATTATCTGAAATGGATCTGCTTTCAGCCGGTTTTAAGAAGGATCTTTGGATGCTCTTTTTTACCGTATCATGATTATGGAAAAGGCGGACGCGGCTGGAGAGATCTCTGGCAGGACTGTCTTGCCCTGCTTATCATGGAGCCGTCTGTGGTGCGTCAGATGATTGTGGACAATTATGGCGGTGTCCGGATAGATGGAACAAATGCAACGATCATTGGAAGCAGACAGGGAGAATTTATTGCTGACCGTAATAACATTACCCGTGTCTGGATGGATCATGCGTTCTGGCCGTTTGTAACAACGAAATTATATCTGGATCAGACCGGAGATCTTAATATTTTACTGGAAAAAGTTACTTATTTTAAAGATCTTCAGGCAAAGAGAGGTACTGCACATGATAATGCGTGGGATCATGCGTATGGAAATAAACAGCGCACGGAGGGCGGCAACGTTTATTTTGGAACGATCTTAGAACATATTTTGCTTCAGAATCTGTGTGCTTTTTATGATGTCGGGGATCATAATGAGATGAGACTGCACGGTGCAGACTGGAACGATGCGCTTGATATGGCATGGGAAAGGGGCGAAAGTGTGGCATTTACCTGTGCATATGCTGGAAATCTGAAAGATATTGCAGAGTGCCTGAAACATCTGGAAGCAGAGACAGGCATCAGCAGGATCGAAGTGGCGGAAGAGATGAAATATCTGCTTGCAGACGGAACAGATTTATATGAAAGTCCGGATAAAAAACAGGAATTGTTAGAAAAATACACCAGTCTTTGTGCACATAACATAAAAGGCGGGACGATCCTTATTTCAGTGGAACAGATCAGAAAAAATCTGCTTGGAAAAGCAGAGTGGCTGATGCAGCATATCAGATCAAAAGAATGGATCAGTGCAGAAGATGGTATGGGCTGGTTTAACGGATATTATGATAATCATGGAAATGCAGTCGAGTACAGCAAAGATCGGGATGTCCGTATGATGCTGACCGGACAGGTGTTTGCGATCATGAGCGGTACCGCCGGTGAGGAACAGATAAAAGCAGTATGTAAGAGTGCAGACAGATATCTGTTTGATAAAAAAGCCGGTGGCTATCGTCTGAATACAGACTTTAAAGAAGAAAAATTTGATCTTGGAAGAATGTTTGGATTTGCCTATGGCGAAAAGGAAAACGGAGCAGTATTTTCACATATGGCGGTCATGTATTCAAATGCACTGTATCAGAGGGGATTTGTATCAGAGGGACATAAAGTACTGCAGACACTGCTTGATGCAGCCATGAATTTTGAAAACAGTAAAATGTATCCGGGACTGCCGGAGTATTTTGATAATGATGGAAGAGGACTTTATGCATATCTGACAGGTGCGGCAAGCTGGTATATGTTAACCATGATCACGGAGGTCTTTGGCGTAAAAGGAAAACTCGGCGACCTTGTGATCGCACCGTCCCTGCTGCCGGAGCAGTTTGACGAAAAAGGCGATGCAGGGCTGCAGCTGGAGTTTGCAGGTAAGAAATTCCATATCATACTGCATAATCCCAAAAAACAGAGCAGCAGAGATGGTCAGATCAGACAGGCAGTGTGTGATGATCAGATCATTTTAGAAACAGAGCCGGAATATGGGGTACGGCTTAGTAAGAAAGTGATCGAAACACTCAATTCTGGGAAATGTCACAGAATTGATGTTGTTTTAAGTGAGTAG
- a CDS encoding TspO/MBR family protein: MLCLITCIAIPLAVGALASLLTKNSMENFAMLNKPAFAPPGFLFPVVWTILYVLMGIASYLVVTSQKPTGNALTVYGIQLVFNFFWSIFFFNFGLCLFAFIWLVLLWLLILLTAILFYPISKPAGYLMIPYLLWVTFAGYLNLGICLLNG; the protein is encoded by the coding sequence GTGCTTTGCCTGATTACCTGCATTGCCATACCACTTGCTGTCGGCGCACTGGCATCTCTTCTTACCAAAAACAGCATGGAAAACTTTGCAATGCTAAACAAACCTGCTTTTGCTCCACCGGGTTTTCTGTTTCCGGTAGTCTGGACAATTCTGTATGTTCTGATGGGAATCGCATCTTATCTGGTGGTCACATCACAAAAGCCCACTGGTAACGCTCTGACCGTATACGGCATCCAGCTTGTGTTTAACTTTTTCTGGTCCATTTTCTTTTTTAATTTTGGGCTATGTCTGTTTGCTTTTATCTGGCTCGTGCTGCTGTGGCTTCTGATCTTATTGACAGCAATTCTGTTTTACCCGATTTCAAAGCCAGCCGGATATCTGATGATCCCCTATCTGCTTTGGGTGACTTTTGCAGGATACTTAAATCTGGGGATCTGTCTGCTGAACGGATAA
- a CDS encoding carbohydrate ABC transporter permease — protein MKKSSGKVVKYNKWGYIFLIPFIVVYVIFQLIPLVSTIYNSFFENYMSGLTQVGPRFVGFENYQKLFSDGDIWIYTKNTLLLWIMCFVPQIILSLVLGAWFSDVRLKLKGTRFFKTVVYLPNLIMASAFSMLFFTLFSDGGPINSMLMQIGFIDTPYKFLSNAGSARGLIALMNCLMWFGNTTILLMAGMMGIDTSLFEAAEVDGATSSQVFWQITLPLLRPILVYVVITSLIGGLQLFDVPQILTNGTGDPMRSTMTLIMFLNKHLYSKNYGMAGALSVILFIITGILSLIVFKITGNDKRKG, from the coding sequence ATGAAAAAAAGCAGTGGAAAGGTAGTAAAGTACAATAAATGGGGATATATCTTTTTGATTCCTTTTATTGTAGTATATGTTATTTTTCAGTTGATCCCATTGGTCAGCACTATTTACAACAGTTTCTTTGAAAACTATATGTCAGGATTAACACAGGTTGGACCAAGGTTTGTCGGATTTGAAAATTATCAAAAACTCTTCTCCGATGGAGATATCTGGATTTATACCAAAAATACTCTGTTATTGTGGATCATGTGCTTCGTACCGCAGATTATTTTATCGCTTGTACTTGGGGCATGGTTTTCGGATGTGCGTCTCAAATTAAAAGGAACACGTTTCTTTAAAACGGTCGTATATCTTCCAAACCTGATCATGGCATCCGCATTTTCCATGTTGTTCTTTACCTTGTTTTCCGATGGAGGACCGATCAACTCAATGCTGATGCAGATCGGATTTATTGATACACCATATAAATTTTTATCAAATGCGGGAAGTGCAAGAGGACTGATCGCACTGATGAACTGCCTGATGTGGTTTGGTAATACAACGATCCTTCTGATGGCTGGTATGATGGGTATCGATACTTCTTTATTTGAGGCAGCAGAAGTCGATGGAGCAACTTCTTCCCAGGTATTCTGGCAGATCACGTTACCGCTGTTACGTCCGATCCTTGTATATGTGGTCATCACATCTCTGATCGGTGGTTTACAGTTATTCGATGTTCCACAGATCTTAACCAATGGAACCGGTGATCCGATGCGTTCTACTATGACACTGATTATGTTCTTAAATAAACATCTCTACAGTAAGAACTATGGTATGGCTGGTGCATTGTCAGTTATTCTGTTTATCATTACAGGTATTTTAAGTCTGATCGTATTTAAGATTACCGGCAATGATAAGAGGAAGGGGTGA
- a CDS encoding helix-turn-helix domain-containing protein, with the protein MELSKEWYHTELVNSEYDMLHRSPTVEYSFYNAVKTGDMETVIRNCKEDAFIDLKGTGVLSRNPLTNIKYHFVVTTAMITRYCIDGGLEPEQAYRLSDFYILKMDSCTSIRQVADLHHEMVKDFTGKMVLQKKSSILSKPVMQCVDYIYTHIKERITINILAEYTGLSESYLSRVFKQNLGISISDYIREKKIEKATHLLRYSDKPIVDIANYLSFSSQSHFIQIFENYTGLTPKKYRDKYYKSMW; encoded by the coding sequence ATGGAACTTTCAAAAGAGTGGTATCACACAGAATTAGTCAACAGTGAATACGATATGCTGCACCGTTCCCCGACGGTAGAGTATTCTTTTTATAATGCGGTCAAAACAGGGGATATGGAAACTGTGATACGGAATTGCAAAGAAGATGCTTTTATTGACCTAAAAGGTACAGGAGTGCTTTCCCGCAATCCGCTTACGAATATCAAATATCATTTTGTTGTCACTACCGCCATGATCACACGCTATTGCATTGACGGTGGATTAGAACCGGAACAGGCTTACCGCCTGAGTGATTTTTATATTTTAAAAATGGATTCCTGTACCTCGATACGCCAGGTGGCAGACCTGCATCATGAAATGGTAAAAGATTTTACCGGAAAAATGGTTCTTCAGAAAAAAAGTTCAATTCTCTCAAAGCCTGTCATGCAGTGTGTCGACTACATCTACACGCACATCAAAGAACGCATTACCATCAATATTCTGGCTGAATATACCGGGCTGTCCGAGAGTTATCTGTCCCGTGTTTTTAAACAGAACCTTGGTATATCCATCAGTGACTATATCCGTGAAAAAAAAATTGAGAAAGCGACACATCTGCTGCGCTATTCCGATAAGCCGATCGTTGATATTGCAAATTATCTCTCCTTTTCCTCACAGAGCCATTTTATCCAGATTTTTGAAAACTATACCGGACTGACACCAAAGAAATACCGGGACAAATATTACAAATCCATGTGGTGA
- a CDS encoding type 2 periplasmic-binding domain-containing protein, translating into MKRRIVSMMLVAAMGATLLTGCGGNAAGSNDTKSDNAAEATGSDATATDENAPATEAENTDAQAGTSDEGKVLNIYCWNEEFKSRLTDHYPGYTEVDATTGTIGDVIVKWNITPSDDMAYQNNLDATLLKQADAAADDKIDIFLVEADYALKYVDTDYTMAVTDLGITDADLSKQYQYTKDVVTDSNGVLKGLSWQGCPGVLFYNRDAAKEVLGSDDPAEVQNYVKDWDTFNDTAKKMKDAGYTITSSANDTFRVYSNNVTSKWVVDGKINIDDNIMKWVDDSKELVDAGETGTYDLWSDDWKKGFYPEGNVFCYFGPAWLVNFSMAADTEGSIGYNGGWGATEGPQGFFWGGTWICAANGTDNQSLVKDIMLQMTTNDDVMKDIIEKDDDFVNNQDVIAEMADSSYSSKILGGQNPLGIYSSGVSKLDLSNLSSYDQGCNEEFQHAMKNYFEGSATKEEALDLFYKSVLEKYPELTY; encoded by the coding sequence ATGAAACGAAGAATTGTAAGTATGATGCTCGTAGCAGCGATGGGAGCAACATTATTGACAGGCTGTGGCGGAAATGCAGCAGGCAGCAATGACACAAAGAGCGACAATGCTGCAGAAGCAACTGGCAGCGATGCAACAGCCACAGATGAAAATGCTCCGGCAACAGAAGCAGAAAACACAGATGCACAGGCAGGTACTTCTGATGAAGGAAAGGTACTTAATATTTACTGCTGGAACGAGGAATTTAAGAGTCGTCTGACAGATCATTATCCAGGATATACAGAGGTGGATGCAACTACAGGAACGATCGGTGATGTAATTGTAAAATGGAACATTACCCCAAGTGATGATATGGCATATCAGAACAATCTGGATGCAACCTTATTAAAACAGGCAGATGCAGCAGCAGATGACAAGATCGATATCTTTCTGGTAGAAGCCGATTACGCATTAAAATATGTTGATACAGATTACACAATGGCAGTTACAGATCTTGGAATTACCGATGCTGATCTTTCCAAACAGTACCAGTACACCAAAGATGTTGTTACAGATTCCAACGGTGTATTAAAAGGTCTTTCCTGGCAGGGCTGCCCTGGCGTATTATTCTATAACAGAGATGCAGCAAAAGAAGTATTAGGTTCGGATGATCCTGCTGAGGTTCAGAATTATGTAAAAGACTGGGATACATTTAATGATACAGCAAAGAAAATGAAAGATGCCGGTTACACAATCACATCTTCCGCAAACGATACTTTCCGTGTATATTCTAATAACGTCACTTCAAAATGGGTTGTTGACGGCAAGATCAATATTGATGACAACATTATGAAATGGGTGGATGATTCCAAAGAGCTTGTAGATGCAGGTGAGACAGGAACATATGATCTGTGGAGTGATGACTGGAAGAAAGGTTTCTATCCGGAAGGAAATGTATTCTGCTACTTTGGACCTGCATGGTTAGTAAACTTCTCAATGGCAGCAGATACAGAAGGCAGTATCGGTTACAATGGTGGCTGGGGCGCAACGGAAGGACCTCAGGGCTTCTTCTGGGGTGGTACATGGATCTGTGCAGCCAATGGAACTGATAACCAGAGCCTTGTAAAAGATATCATGCTTCAGATGACAACCAATGATGACGTTATGAAAGATATCATTGAGAAAGATGATGACTTCGTAAACAATCAGGACGTAATTGCTGAGATGGCAGACAGCTCTTACTCAAGCAAGATCTTAGGCGGACAGAATCCACTTGGCATTTACAGCTCAGGAGTTTCCAAACTTGATTTAAGCAATCTTTCTTCCTACGATCAGGGTTGTAACGAAGAGTTCCAGCATGCAATGAAGAACTACTTCGAAGGAAGTGCAACGAAAGAAGAAGCATTAGATCTGTTCTACAAATCAGTTTTAGAGAAATATCCGGAATTGACATATTAA
- a CDS encoding GH36-type glycosyl hydrolase domain-containing protein codes for MKYGYFDENKKEYVITRPDTPAPWVNYLGSPEYGAIISNNAGGYSFAKSGANGRILRYVFNQFDEPGRYIYIRDNESKDYWSASWQPVGKDLEHYKSECHHGTAYTKMKAAYAGISSEVCYYVPLNQSYEVWNLSVTNDSEKERKLTVTGYAEFTNNSNYEQDQVNLQYSQFITRTVFCENRVRQMIHANLDMIEKGKEIDHKTVVSRFFGLAGTAVTSWCGDKEEFLGRYHGYGNPKGVEDGVLNNKGNYNENGCGAISTVLHLNPGETKNIAFLVGMKEDDEAAKIIAGYGNTAEVCKKELAELTAYWHEKFSHFQVKTPSEEFNTMLNTWNAYNCFMTFIWSRAASFTYCGLRNGYGYRDTVQDIQGVIHLAPEMAVEKIRFMLSAQVDNGGGLPLVKFTHNPGHEDTPDDASYVQETGHPAYRADDALWLFPTVYKYVSETGDVAFIDEVIPFANKDEGTVYEHLKRAIDFSMKHLGGHGLPAGLYADWNDCLRLGKDGESTFVALQFYYAMTILRIFAEYKKDEAYIAFLNEEQKKLGELIQKLCWDEDRFIRGFTEDGKTIGKRTDPEANMWLNPQSWAVISGLADEKQADCALQQVYDRLNTEYGAILMDPPYHAHAFDGALAVIYNAGTKENAGIFSQSQGWIILAEALRGHGERAFSYFMENAPAAQNDRAEIRKLEPYCYGQFTEGKDSPNFGRSHVHWLTGTASTVMVGCVEGILGMRPDLYGLRIAPAVSKEWEMFEIDKDFRGCHLHITVKNPGHAERGYKKLFVNGQEMEDNYIPQSVLTETTEVELIMS; via the coding sequence ATGAAATACGGATATTTTGATGAAAATAAAAAAGAATATGTGATCACAAGACCGGACACACCGGCACCATGGGTAAATTATTTAGGATCACCGGAGTATGGAGCGATCATATCCAATAATGCGGGAGGATATAGTTTTGCAAAATCCGGAGCAAACGGAAGAATTTTAAGATATGTATTTAACCAGTTTGATGAACCGGGCAGATATATTTACATCAGGGACAATGAGAGTAAAGATTACTGGTCAGCTTCCTGGCAGCCGGTGGGAAAAGATTTAGAGCATTATAAGAGCGAGTGCCATCATGGGACTGCTTACACAAAAATGAAAGCGGCATATGCCGGGATCAGTTCTGAGGTATGTTATTATGTACCGTTAAACCAGTCTTATGAAGTTTGGAATCTGAGTGTTACCAATGATTCTGAAAAAGAAAGAAAACTTACTGTGACCGGTTATGCAGAGTTTACGAATAACAGCAATTATGAACAGGATCAGGTCAATCTGCAGTATTCACAGTTCATCACAAGGACTGTTTTTTGTGAGAACCGTGTGCGCCAGATGATCCATGCCAATCTTGATATGATTGAAAAAGGAAAAGAAATTGACCATAAGACCGTGGTGAGCCGGTTCTTTGGACTTGCGGGCACAGCCGTAACATCCTGGTGTGGCGATAAGGAAGAGTTCCTTGGCAGATATCATGGATATGGGAATCCCAAAGGTGTGGAAGATGGTGTTTTAAATAATAAAGGGAATTACAATGAAAACGGCTGTGGTGCTATTTCAACGGTACTGCATCTGAATCCGGGGGAGACAAAGAATATCGCATTTTTAGTCGGAATGAAAGAGGATGATGAGGCGGCAAAAATCATAGCAGGATATGGGAATACAGCAGAAGTGTGCAAAAAAGAACTTGCGGAACTGACCGCATACTGGCATGAAAAATTTTCTCATTTTCAGGTAAAGACACCGAGTGAAGAATTTAATACCATGCTCAATACATGGAATGCGTATAACTGTTTTATGACATTTATCTGGTCAAGGGCTGCATCCTTTACTTATTGTGGACTGAGGAATGGGTATGGTTACCGTGATACCGTGCAGGATATTCAGGGCGTGATCCATCTTGCACCGGAGATGGCAGTCGAAAAGATCCGCTTTATGCTCTCGGCCCAGGTGGACAATGGAGGCGGATTGCCATTAGTCAAATTTACACATAATCCGGGACATGAGGATACACCGGACGATGCCTCTTATGTACAGGAGACAGGGCATCCTGCATATCGTGCGGATGATGCACTCTGGCTGTTCCCAACCGTGTACAAATATGTTTCGGAAACCGGTGACGTGGCGTTTATCGATGAGGTGATCCCGTTTGCGAATAAAGACGAGGGAACGGTTTACGAGCATCTGAAGCGTGCAATAGATTTTTCCATGAAACATCTTGGAGGGCATGGACTGCCGGCAGGGCTTTATGCAGACTGGAATGACTGCCTGCGTCTTGGAAAAGATGGGGAATCAACATTTGTTGCCCTGCAGTTTTATTATGCGATGACGATCCTGCGTATTTTTGCAGAATATAAGAAAGATGAGGCATATATTGCATTTCTGAATGAAGAGCAGAAAAAATTGGGAGAGCTGATCCAGAAACTCTGCTGGGATGAGGACAGATTTATCCGTGGTTTCACAGAGGATGGTAAGACAATCGGAAAGCGTACCGATCCGGAAGCGAACATGTGGTTAAATCCGCAGAGCTGGGCGGTGATCAGCGGACTTGCAGATGAAAAGCAGGCAGACTGTGCATTGCAGCAGGTATATGACAGGTTAAACACGGAATATGGAGCAATTCTGATGGATCCGCCATATCATGCACATGCATTTGATGGGGCGCTTGCAGTTATTTATAACGCTGGCACCAAAGAAAATGCCGGTATTTTTTCTCAGTCACAGGGGTGGATCATCCTTGCGGAAGCATTGAGAGGACATGGAGAGAGAGCATTTTCCTATTTTATGGAAAATGCACCGGCAGCACAGAATGACAGGGCAGAGATCCGAAAATTAGAGCCATACTGTTATGGTCAGTTTACCGAAGGAAAGGATAGTCCGAATTTTGGACGGTCGCATGTGCACTGGCTGACAGGAACAGCTTCCACGGTTATGGTAGGGTGTGTAGAGGGAATCCTTGGCATGCGCCCGGATCTTTATGGACTTCGCATTGCACCGGCTGTTTCGAAAGAATGGGAAATGTTTGAAATCGATAAAGATTTCAGAGGCTGCCATCTGCACATTACAGTAAAAAATCCGGGACATGCAGAGCGCGGATACAAAAAACTATTCGTTAATGGTCAGGAAATGGAGGACAATTATATTCCACAGTCTGTACTTACAGAGACAACAGAAGTGGAACTGATCATGTCATAA
- a CDS encoding AraC family transcriptional regulator, with amino-acid sequence MYFELKENRPHGTQKYPFSLYHIYNIHHSFQIPVHWHDELEIIYVKSGVLNVNISGENYTGSTGEVFVVSPGNLHFMGSQTGKVDYYTLLFPLEYVSFQSNDLLEKEVMAPLKSGKRMVKPQLGAGLSDICDNLIALEHSDLTLSDTQKEQKIAENTSDNRNNLIIQFEIKSRLLMFFKRVLQSGFILENNTSGRNTTEKEMISYIQQNFTRKISLKEFGNQFHLSEKYISRYFKEHFHITISQYINHLRMEHARQLLQETTLPVTEVAMRCGYENVSYFIRSFKKMYGNPPLKYRNEI; translated from the coding sequence ATGTACTTTGAATTAAAAGAAAACAGACCACATGGTACGCAAAAGTATCCTTTCAGTTTATATCATATCTATAATATCCACCATTCCTTTCAGATTCCGGTGCACTGGCATGACGAACTTGAGATTATATATGTAAAAAGTGGAGTTTTAAATGTGAATATATCAGGAGAAAACTACACAGGAAGTACAGGAGAAGTATTTGTTGTATCGCCGGGTAATTTGCATTTTATGGGTTCGCAGACAGGAAAAGTGGACTACTATACGTTACTTTTCCCATTGGAGTATGTATCGTTTCAATCAAATGATCTATTAGAGAAAGAGGTAATGGCACCGCTGAAAAGTGGAAAGCGGATGGTAAAACCACAGCTTGGTGCTGGATTGAGTGATATATGCGATAATCTGATCGCTTTGGAACATTCAGATCTGACACTGTCTGATACTCAGAAAGAGCAGAAAATTGCTGAGAATACGAGTGATAATAGGAACAACCTGATAATCCAGTTTGAGATAAAAAGCAGATTGCTTATGTTTTTTAAGAGAGTGCTGCAAAGTGGTTTTATATTAGAAAATAATACCAGTGGCAGAAATACTACCGAGAAAGAAATGATTTCGTATATACAGCAGAACTTTACAAGGAAAATATCGCTTAAGGAGTTTGGAAACCAGTTTCACTTGTCTGAAAAATATATTTCCCGCTATTTTAAAGAACATTTTCATATTACTATTTCACAGTATATCAATCATTTACGCATGGAGCATGCGAGACAGTTACTGCAGGAGACTACACTTCCTGTTACGGAGGTTGCAATGCGGTGCGGTTATGAAAATGTCAGTTATTTTATCCGGAGCTTCAAAAAGATGTACGGAAATCCGCCGTTGAAATATCGAAACGAGATTTAA
- a CDS encoding carbohydrate ABC transporter permease: MNENRNLKKGVGIHARRFIAYVVLAIVSVLCLFWFYVLFINATRSNGEMQSGFTLVPSSHLWENWKNLRNGTLPVWNGMFNSLIISACGAVLGVYFSTMTAYAIHAYDFKLKKYIYPFILMVMMIPTQVTALGFIKLVSGMHLEDSFIPLIVPAIAAPVTFFYMKQYMESTLPLSLIEAARIDGSGEFRTFNSIVMPLMKPAIAVQMIFTFVSSWNNYFTPALILHDDKKKTLPILIAQLRGADWLKFDMGQVYVMIAFSIFPVIIVYLFLSKHIVQGVALGSVKG, encoded by the coding sequence ATGAATGAAAATCGTAATTTGAAAAAAGGCGTAGGTATTCATGCAAGGAGATTTATTGCATATGTTGTATTGGCGATTGTTTCTGTTTTGTGTTTATTCTGGTTTTATGTATTATTTATCAATGCAACCAGATCAAATGGTGAGATGCAGTCCGGTTTTACACTGGTTCCAAGCAGTCATTTGTGGGAAAACTGGAAGAACTTAAGAAACGGAACACTTCCGGTTTGGAATGGTATGTTCAACAGCCTGATCATTTCAGCATGCGGTGCAGTACTTGGTGTGTATTTTTCAACGATGACAGCTTATGCGATCCATGCGTATGATTTCAAACTGAAAAAATATATTTATCCATTTATTTTAATGGTTATGATGATTCCGACACAGGTAACTGCACTTGGATTTATCAAACTTGTATCTGGTATGCATCTGGAAGATTCTTTTATTCCTCTGATTGTGCCTGCAATTGCAGCTCCGGTTACTTTTTTCTATATGAAACAGTATATGGAGAGCACACTGCCGTTGTCACTGATCGAGGCAGCCCGCATTGATGGCTCCGGGGAGTTTCGTACATTTAACTCTATCGTAATGCCATTAATGAAGCCGGCGATCGCCGTACAGATGATCTTTACTTTTGTAAGCAGCTGGAATAACTACTTCACACCGGCATTGATCCTGCACGATGACAAGAAAAAGACACTGCCTATCTTGATCGCGCAGTTACGTGGAGCTGACTGGCTTAAATTTGATATGGGGCAGGTATATGTGATGATCGCATTCTCCATCTTCCCGGTTATTATTGTATATCTGTTTTTATCAAAACATATCGTACAGGGTGTTGCTCTTGGTAGTGTAAAGGGGTAA